The DNA window GTCAGCACAACAGTGCCCCCTGTTTGTCGGGAGGCCTCCTGCTGTATCAGTAATTCTCTCTGGCGAGGGTCTGGGATcccgccacacacacctgcccagcATAGCAGCAACACTGACAGCAGAGTTACCTGGGAACCATGCAGGGAGGACAGCAGTGCCATGCTGTAGGCTGGGAAGAACACAGTGGACAAGGGTTAACGAAACAAATGGAAAAGAACAAGGCTTAACTTTCCACAGACATTACCAGAAGAgaattagtgaggtcaggcactgattgggtgattaggcctggctcgcagttttTGCAGGACAgttaagttcttccacaccgatcttgacaaaaccatttctatgtggacctcgctgtgtgcccagggtcCTTGTCATGCCAAAAtgggaaagggccttcccaaaactgttgccacaaagttggaagcaaaGAATTGTCTAGAATATCACTGCATTCAGATTTGCCTACAAATGGACTAATGGGccatgcccaaaccatgaaagaTGGCCCCAGACCAAAAGGAGTACAGATACTATTGGacatatattgtaaatatgtttgtttcTCATTAAGTTACTGTGGCTTACAACAGTTAATCATATAAGTGAAACCCTTTTAATTACAACTGGTTTGGTGTGATGATATCACTCAGACTTACATTTCACATATTGTCTTCCCAATACAATCTCTATTTACAGTGCATAACTTGTGGAAGAGCCAGCTGGCCGAACATCCTCATCTTGGATGCAGTAGTTCTGCAAAATTAAATTCTGCTAGACAGAAACTGAAGTTTCATTTTGTACCAAAGAAGAACATCTAGTGCCCTCTGGAATTGCTGACACCCTTGATTAAGAGGAGTAAGAAAAGGCTTAAAGAAAATGGCATTGTAATTTTTCAGCTTGATCTTGCACTCAAAATACAAGAGAAATCCAATCCTTTGAGGCAAAattctttgggaaaaaaatcttcaggaaatatgaaatgtagGGACAAATACAATGTATAAAATCAACCATTTTAAGAAAACCTGGACATTCAAATAAACAAGTTTTGTACGCGTTTTTTTATTGATCATGCCGAAAAGACGACTAAGATAGAGCTAGAGATCAGACGCACGCAATTCGGATTGCCAACATCAGAACGATCCTTCTTCTCCAACAGCTACGGGCCCTATGGATATCCCTGTCTAAAGGATAGACTTAAAAAGCAAAACCAACGGGGAAGATTTTGGTTTTATAGGATTTAATATACAGCTTTACAGTGTAGTGGTAACTATATACGAGGTTCTAATCctcttttcataaatattacagAATACATATTTTGATCCTACAACAAgaaagcattttacatttatcataCCATTTTTAAGAAGACGTCAGTGCCCAACACCTAACATAGAAATCAAACAAATCCACACACTCCGGACAAAATCTCCAAGCCTTACGAGGGTCGAGCGCCTCTGCTGGAGAATGTGACACAGTGGATCAGCTGCAAACTGTAAACAACCCGCTTTGTCTACCGTGCGGCGCAAACACAGAGGTACTGAATGGGTTTGGTCAGccaaaacattaacaaaataagTTAGTTGGCTATTTATCTTATGCATTTTACCCCGAGAACGTAGGCGACCAACATGTAAATGGCAAATGAAAGATTAGACGGGTTCACATCCTGGTTATTACACTTGCTGTTATTGTTCATTTAGCCTACCTTCATCGCCGTATCTCCATAAAtggcaaattaaattgaaaatgaagaacCTCTAGATCGATTTGATACCACCAGTGAAATGTACAGTTGCATTTCTATCTATATTACACCCCCTAATCTAGCCTTTAACTTCAGAAATCATGGTGGTCTGCAAATGACACGAAAACATAGGCTACACGAACTGCCCATTACAGTCGAGAGAGGGGTGAAAAGAAGTCACTTCTAGTCAAAGGTAGCGGGTTTTACCTGCGTTTATGCGGGGATCTCCGATGTAGTATTTAGGTCAGCAGTGCTGCTTAAagagaagtagcctacatctgtTCACGTTCAGGTTTTACCCACTGCTTTTATCCCTACTCGCTCGCAGGCTAAATACACGTAAACGTCACATCCCCGGCTTCACTTCCAGAAAATTGCCTGTAGTCTTCGCTATAATCAGAGATAGCACGGCGTAATTGAACAATAGGTTCGTTCATTTCAATAGTGTCCtgcatttcattatgttttctattttcaatGCAAATTATGTAAATTCCATGTTGTCTCGGTACTAACCAGCAATGCTATATTCTTCTTGTGTCAGCTTCAACATTCCGTACGGCATAATTTTACTTGATTTGAGATGCTATATTTGTAATATCCCAAACCAAAAGAAATATTTCATTCGTATGGAGGAACTTGTACAACTAACTATACATGTGAGTTTTTCTGGCCTTCCATTAAGGCCAATCCATTTAAGAAAAATAGTGATTCTCAATCATCCACAAAAGTAGTGTAAGTATATTGTCGTCCAGTTTTGCCTGAAAATTTAATAAACCACCATTTAGTAATACATTTAGATTTTGGAAAAGTTATTTATTCtaagaaatgtacagtatagaAAATACTTCAGCATTTCCAAAATAATCTGCCAGTCAGATATCAACTTGTAAacttcacattaaaaatgaaaagtacatgtttatttttgatgCCACCATACTACTGAGGTAAATGTCaactgttaaaaacaaaatcaaccaGACGtcacatttatattaaaacaagtcaaaatatacaaaatttaaagaacaaataaatatgattcACATTAAATCCAATCTAGTCGTTTCGCTAGTGcagacaaaccagatgacagcagaagaaaaaaaaaatgaagagtaAAAATGACTCCAGACTCTTGGACACTTGGACACACCAGCAGCAAGAGACTGTACAAAAAAACTTCTGAGACCAGTAAACGTAAACTGCCCCTCGTACAtggacagcaggagagaggactGCTTATATCTATTGCTCACAAGAAtcagcatacaaaaataaaataaaataaaataaaatgcactgccTTGTGGGACATCAGTAGCCTTAAAACCTACTCCTCTTCGCTCAGGGGTAATTCACCCCTACTTCACTTCCTGATCCGCTCCTCTACAAAACAGACCAACAAActaaaaaaccccacaaaacacCTACCCAAAGCTTTCAGCACACCACACTGTTCTAGCATTGCGCCTTCCAACACAGAACCATGCGACCGCTTGAAGGCCCTGCAGCTGGCTTACggccactgtgctgtgtgagaggaGGGCATGGCAGGAGCACTATGTACAAAGCCCTTCAGACCAGCACACAGCCAAAGTTCACCAAGCTTTCCAGGTGACTGCAATAGCTTTACTGTGGCTGGTCTAACCACACAGCTCAATCCATGCAGTTAACAAAAATGCAGACTGCACACATCAGGTTCTGATAACTGCACTCGTGTGCCACACCAaggacctgtttttttttttttgcgtctgCACGTTTTGGCACAGACATGCTAATGCCATCTGTACAGGGATACTAATATAAAGATGACTTAAGGCCTGTTCTGTCAAAAATCTAACTAGAGAGACATCTTGCATGTAGCCTAGGGCACAGGAGGATAAGGGCTGGGtgttgtggggggaggggggggggtccagtgTCTGCCAGTGGCTGGCTCTCTGAGGTAGATTCACTTGTGGCTGTCACCAGACCCCTGTCCATACCAAGGCATTAAAATgggacctgggggagggggatacAATGCACACAGCTAATGGGGAAGAATTAGTGACACGTGTAAGAGCTTTCAGACAGACATTTTTGAACTACTAGTATCCACAGGCCCATGAGCTGATGAAGAGAGCCAGATTAGTGAGAGATCAGGACTGCTGTGGAGAAGCTCctttaaacaataaacaaaaaaccccTCAATGATAGGGCTAGCAACATATGCAGTGTTTCAATccaaatgttttgtaaaacaatatcatacatttacagaaatataaaaataaaaaaaacatggaagttCAGCACTTGTACAAATTCACACTACCACAGTTAAAACATGCTGTATTGCAACATCATACAGTTTGTGTTTGACAGAACTCAAAACAGGCCAACTCAGCTCACCAGCAAGGCGCTGACTCCCAGTATTTCCCCAGTAGACCGCAGATGACCCATACACGTACATAGACTCCCTCACACAGGTGCACGCactcagactcactcacacacgcacatgcacacagactccttcactcacgcacacgcacatattcaGGCACACACGTAAACGCACAGACTCGCGTACGCACATGCAGACTTGCACATACACGTCCGCATGCGCAGGCACGCATACACGTCCGCACGCGCAGGCACGCATACACGTCCGCACGCGCAGGCACGCATACACGTCCGCACGCGCAGGCACGCATACACGTCCGCACGCGCAGGCACGCATACACGTCCGCACGCGCAGGCACGCATACACGTCCGCACGCGCAGGCACGCATACACGTCCGCACGCGCAGGCACGCATACACGTCCGCACGCGCAGGCACGCATACACGTCCGCACGCGCAGGCACGCATACACGTCCGCACGCGCAGGCAGACACACAACCCAGCAGGACCTGGTCAGCCATTGCTTAAGAGAGCAGATTGTTGTCGTGAGCTGAGGTGAGTTCATCCATCACAGTTGCGACTGTATTTCTCGCATGACGCTTCTCCTTCAGATAagtaattcataaaaataccCGTATTAAAATGCTGCACCCTGAGGATTTCATTCACTGTGTGAAAGAAGGGAAGCTTTGACATGCAGAAATATTTCAGTTCTCAAACAAGTTCAAAatctactgaataaaaaaagtcattttaaccAACCTACTACTGTTAACCACAGAATATGCAATAATCCTATTGTACAAATATCTACAAATGGACTACCACCAGGatgcatccatttaaaaaacggcaaaataaagaaaatggaaCTCCGCAtccacaagttttttttttttgttttgttttttttttgcctctaaCTGGCTGCTTGCTAGTTCATCAAGTTCATTCTTAGACTTCAGACCACAGGAAATGAAGTGACAAGCTAAACACTGTTGCTACACAAGCCGATTCTGATGTGAGAAGAAACTGATTaatgtgaactgtgtgtgtgcatattttaagCAGCTGGAAACGTACAAGACACACGGGCACAGAAAAGCCCAGAAACAGAAGTGAACTAACGTGTACTTTACATACTCAAGGAACTAAAAGCACAGACTTAAAGGCCACATATTTGGAGACCAGCTTTCCAGTGCAGAGCTATGGAAGAGCTGGGCTCTCAGTAAGTCTATATAATGGAAGACATTCTCATAGTAAAGGCAGCACTGAGGAACGCATATAGAATGTACCTGAACCAAACTGAAAATGCTTTAGTGAGAACTGAAAACGGACAGAGCAactgaaaagaaattaaaaaccaaaaaccaaaatcaCATCTTCCTgacaaatgttttcttgcagACAGCAATTAATCTTTTGCCCTTTTCACAAGTCTACAAAACCTAAACtatttacacatacattcaACAAGAGAACCAAAGGCAACAGGAAGTGGCCAGGACATTTCTACCATTTTAAAAGtacccttttttttccctacacCTGAGTTTTAACGTTTGTGAAGAGGAACGCTGATCCTCCGACGCTCCTCCCCCTTCGCCAGGCGCGGAGAGGAGACGCGCGCGCCTCCGAGCGGAGCGATGGGAGGGAGACGGAGCTCCACAGAGATAGCGGCGTcggcggcgatggcggcggCAACTTGCTGGGCCGCCCGAGCCCGTCGGCTCCGCAGCCTGTTCTCCCGGGAGGCCCGGCGGCGCTCCGACGCAGCCgcgcagggggagggagaggacgTCGAGGGAAGCGGTCCCACATTCCCAAAGGGCAAccaaaaacgaaaacaaaaagacaatcCTCCATATACAGGGAACAACAGTGAATAAGTCTGCCTCTGAAGCAGCCGCACAAACCCGCTGGAAATGTTTCTCAGAGTTCCTCCACGGAGGGAATGCTCTCGAGAGGTAAAGCTGCCCTCACACCGGTCCCTCCAGCACAACTACGACAGACAGTGACAACGTCTGAGACAGCGGAGAGCAAGGTTTCACAGCACTgttcagcacacatttacaagcTCGCCCAGGAAGGGCCGTTGAAAGCTGCCTGTGAAGATGgcagcccagagagagagagagagagagagagagagagagagagagagagggaggaagacagaggaagagggagagagagggagtgtttGTTCTGCTCCCGGGTTCGCTCTGTCCTCCTCTGTGCTCTTCTTCAGTTCCCCTTTCTTCACCTGCGGGTGCAAAAACAAACGAAAACCGCGTGAGCAGCTGGTCTGTTGCAGGCAGGGCCTGTTGTCAGGGCCGAGATGATGAAAGTGCTGCTTCCCgcttcccccttccccaccccccccccccaacctcacaGGTGCTCACCTACaaaactcccagcatgcacttcacACTCCCTGCTTACTGCTGGAGCCCCTGGGAGACCCCGTGCACATAGCCTGCTGCCTGTAGAGACAAACAACAAAGACCAGCTTTCAGCGTACAGCCACAGCAGCAACCCTTACCTGTATCCTTAAACAATCAGAaactcatttacatttacagtgcatttcCAGACCATGTGAacggtgctgtgtgtgcttaACAGGCAGGGGCTGCCTTTCTCACCCAGGGTGGAGGTAGTGTTCTGGGGCCAGGCCACGCTGCTGGACCTGCATGCCCTGGAAGTGCCCGCTGGCCTGAGGGTGCCCGTACAGCGCCATGCGGGGCTGGCCGGGGGGGAACGGCAGGTGCGGGGGCCTCTGAAGGGCCTCCatcaggtgggggtggggccgCTGGGGGGCGTAGTGGCCGCCGGGGTACGGGTGGGCGGAGTAAGGAGGGCGAGGCATCATGTGAGGGTGCGCGGTGCGCGGGTCGTAGGGGAAGCCGGCGGcgtgcgggggcggggccacgcgGCGGCGAGCCGCGGCGTTGTGGCTGTCCAGGTCCAGGATCTCCTTGGGGCTGTCGGGCCGCTCGCCGTCCGGGTCCACCGGGGCCGGCTTCACCGGGCTGCCCGCCTCGCGGGActcggggggcagggggctgggggacAGCAGGCTGCCGCCCGAGCCCTCAGAGCCCTGGGGGGACATGCTGCTGTCCTTCAGACGCCCGTTCatcccggccccgcccgccgccaTGTACGCGTtggaggggaggcggggctggtaGGGGGGCCTGGGCCACTCGTCCGCGGGGGGGAAgctgccccgcccgcccccctggGGCTGGGGGTAGTAGTGCGGCTGCTGGTACTGGGGGAACATGTTGGAGTGGCCTTGGGGATTCTGAGAGGACATGTGATATGGATATGCTGCACCCTGCTGGTGGTAAGGGGGATAGCGGGCAGggtgctggtgggggtgggggttcacGGTCTGTGGCGGAGGCTGGGAGGGGTAGGGctggtggtttgggggggggagcggccgGCCGACGGGTATGCCGTAGTGCGGGTGCGTCGGGCCGCCCATGCCGAAGTGGCCCATGGCCCCGTTctcctgtccctgtgtgtgggggggcccGGTTGACCCGCGGGGCCCCTGCCGGCCCTGCGGCTCCGAGCTGAAGGCCTGCTGCTTGTAGTGGCCGTTGGCGGGGGTGGGCGTGGCGGCGGGCTTCATCATGTGACCGGGCTCGCTCGGCCTCTTGTCCCCGCGGTCCCTGGGGCCCGGGTGGGCGGGGGGTAGGGGTGCGGGGTAGCCGGGGGCCTGGGAGGacagcggcggcggtggcggctgCATGCCGGGCTGGGCGAGCACGCGGTGAGGTGCGTTCTGGGAGAACTGCTGCAGCGGGGGCTGCGGgggcctctccccctccctgctgcaGGTCTCCGTGCCCTGGGGGTGTCCCGGCCCCAGCGCCTGCTcctccttctgcttctcctgcAGCCGCCCCCAGTCCGGCGCCGAGGGACTCTGCACCCCCCCGCTCGGCCGGCTCGGGTGCTCCGTGGGGCTGGGGACGGAACGGCGCTCCTGCTCCGACGGGACGGGCGTGACGCGGGCGGGCTGAACGCCCACTTTGGGCTCCGACGATGCCAGTCCTGCAGAGGCCATGAGTACAAGTCAATGCATTAGAAAAATACTAGAATAAAACACGAGCAATAAATATGTATCCTGTCTCACACAGAGTGTAATTAAAAGCTCTTAAAGAAGAGCGGCTCTCACTTAACCGCAGTaagaacacagcacacaaacacaaagactgTGTCTTAGCAGGTCATTTAGCAGGTATAAAAACGGCCGAACGCCCCAGAGGCCCTCTCTCACCTTTGGCCAGGACGTCCTGCtggagggggggccgggggtcTGCGGCGTTGTCTCTGGCGGGGCGCAGAAGCTGGATTTGGGGCGGGGGCAGCTGTGAGGCGTGGGCGGGAGCCGGCGAGACCTGGGGGGGCTGCTGAAATTTGCCCATGTGCTgagggaggggcgggcggggggggcccGAGGGGGGCCCGGACGAGGCCGACAGCTGCTGCAGGGCGATCATTTCGGGGCTGTCCAGCATGGAGGACAGGCGCGGCCGGGAGTCCTGCAGGGCCATGGGGGGCCGCTGGGGCCCGGGGCCGGGAGAGCAGACGGCGGGGGCCGTCCTGTACTGCTCGCCCGGGGCCCGGTACCCTGCGGGCTCCTCcgcccagggagggggggggcccgCGCCCCATGCCCGCGTTAAAGGGGTGCTGGCTCAGGTGGGTGCCCATGCCCTGGTCCTGCACGGGGGGGCCGGCTGCCCGCTCCTGCCCCGGGCCGCCCATCCCAGGCCACACGCCGGGCATGCCCACGCCGGGCGGGCGGAAGCGGGCGTAGGAGTTGTGCTGTGGCAGGACGCCCGGCCCGGGGTACCTGCTCCTGCCAGGGTGGGGGACCGGGCCCTCCGGGTGCTGGCGGGAGGGGTACATGTTCCCctcggggggaggggtgcagaggCCCCCAGACTGCAGGGCCACGGGGCGGGGCCCCAGCGAGGGGCCGTGGGTGGGGCCCATGtagggctgctgctgctggggctgcAGGCGGGCGTCGGGGCCGCCCGGAAAACGGAGCCCAAGGTGATGACCCTCACCAGCAGGAGGCTGGAGCAACAAGAGAAGCAGtcaggcaggaacacacacacacacacacacacacacacgtaaaaaCAGACACACGGACATATATAAACAGATGCATACAggtatagacacacacagacagacacacacaaacaaaagcagacaTTTTTAGACACACTTGCACGCCATGCAGACACAAACCAAGGTCAGCGCGCTGCACTGCAGACCCGCAGCGTACCTGCATGCTGAAGGGGAGGGGCATGCGCTGAGCGCTGTGCTCTCCGGGCCTGGGGGCGGGCAATCTCTGCCCGTGGAAGGGGAGTCCCGGCCCCCCGGGCAGGCGCTGCCCAAACACGCCGGGCCCCGGGgccacctgcagctgctgcacggGGacgacacagagacacacagcacgCGTTAAACTACTGCGGGGGTCTCTGCAGACGCTGTTCTCCCTTAGGATTCAGTCCCCACCAGCCGCATCATAACCCAGCACTACCCTTTCAGGggtccacacaaacacagacacaaacaacacattacatgtcagtactgtatattacattataataatattattatagtACATATCTGCTTCTGCTATGTACAGTAGAAGTACCATTTCATTTCTTCCCAATGGGAGTTTAAGTACTCAAGGGGTGCTAAGCTACTGGGTATAACctaatttgttatttgttttggatgtGTTAtccacattacaaaatattattaaaatttaaattcaactCAAAACTGAAGTGAAGCTGTGCTGTACATGTGAGTGGATGGACGGCAGGATAAGAGCAGCTCTCCCCTGGAGGACTGGCACTGCCCATCCAGGACTCACCGGCTGTGCTGGGTGGTAGAGCCCAGGCCGGGCGTCGGGGCCAGGCTGGGGCCCGTTGGCGCGGAGGAAGGCGGGCGGAGTCGGGGCGGGGGGTTTGCGCCCGTCCTCCTCGGCGTGGGCGCTGCCCTTGCCGCTGGGGGCGCCGTGGCGACGCGCGGCCAGCTCGGTGGCCCGGATCAGGCTGTCAGGCCCCGCCTGGCGGGGGCCACGGCTGCGCTTGCGGTCCCTGCGCTCGCGCTCGCGCTCGCGGTCCTCCCCGCTGATGTGGAACTCCTCGTCCGTGTCGCCCTCCTCCGACGGGAAGTGCTTGAGCAGGGCCTTGCTGAAGCAGCGCTCCAGAGACTCCGCCATCATGGTGTACTCTGAACCGAGCAGACAGAAGAGATCAGAGATGGGTACTGTACGCtcgtcacacacatacacaaacctaacacgaacacgcacatacacacacctcactgacatactgtacacacgcctcactcacaaacacacacacctcactcacatacacacacctcaacacacacctcactcacacacacttcacgCGCATCTACGCacctcacacaaatacacataccgCACTCACATACtggcatgcgcacacacgctttctaacacacacctcactcaattGCGCGCACACGAGCATGAACgcagacgcacaaacacacacacacacacacacagagctcactcaccaccccacactcacacgctACTTCACAAACAgcaacgcacgcacacacatctgtTACTCAGCCACAGCCAGTCCACCGCTCAGGTCAGAGGGCCAGAGTCGACCTTCGACCCCCCGAGCTCCTCCCACGGGAGGGCACGGAGACAGATGGATGGCTCCATTAAGAAAAAACAGGCTGGAATGTCCCGTCGCTGCAGGCAGCGGCTCGCTGGAGGACTGAACGCTCGATCACTCTCCATTAATCAAAGTCAAAGCGCCGGTCCCTCTAAAGGTCTCTGCTGAGCCGCCTGCATCGCTCTGCACCGTGCTGAACACGGGCACGCTATCttcatgcatgcacgcgtgtTTCAACATCAAAATCAATCCCCTTAAAGTCCCCCGCTGTCTTTCCAAGCTCGCTGGCGACTGAAGGGTTTACCGCCTCCACATGCTGGTgttgagcagcagcagcagcagcgaaccggaatttaaatatttaatggaatattttctgtttttccctttgTCCACAAATCCGCTGGAGACACAGCCCAGATCCAGGGACCCGctgcagggagggagaaacTCGGCGAGGCCTTACCGCTGTCCTCCCCGTTGTACTCCTGGCAGTTCTCGAACATGAGCTTCACGTCGGCCACAAACTCGTCCTTGGCGATGTACTCCCCCTCGTTCAGCTTCTTCTCGATGGTGGAGAGGTCCATCGGGGtctgggggggagagagagcgcgcccGGGGCTGAGGAGGACATCGCGGCGAAACGAAACCGTTTGCGTCGCTACTCCAAAGCGGCCGTCGACCGTCAGACCAGCAAGCTCAGGCGAGGTGTCGGGTTCTAAAAAACCACGGGCCTGAACACGGTTCAGACGCTGTGCTCGACTGGGCCCAACAAGACAAACGTCAACCAACGTCAGCAAACTTAAACAAACGTTTGTTTAGCACAAACGTTTGCCAGCATTAGTCAAAAGGGTGAAAGGTGGCGCTCAGCAgacaaaaatggctgctgatgGGGGGCTGATTGATTACATCCCATAAGTGATCGTAATCTTAATATCATTTTTCTTCCTAACCTTTAAAAACAACCCCCGGGTAAGCCATGGTGACAATAGCATTCCTTCTGACAGCTGTGCCCATTTAAAGTAAAGCGATGtcattggtgaaaaaaaatacaaaataaaagcctcAAAGTTGAAATTGAGCAATGGCAACTGCTAGCAGACTGCTTTTAGCCGCAGACGTTTTCCTGGCTGTCCTTGATGAGGTCAGAGCATTCTCAGTCCCCCGTGCTCACCTGGATGATCTCGTGGTAGTTGGGAGCGTAGGACTCGTCCACGGGCTCCATGAACGGCCAGGCGTCCTTGTGCCCCTTCAGGGCCTCCAGcactggggagggggtgaacagagagggggcggggtcagaaaAGGCTTGCACACCAGCCAATTGCCAACCAAGCTGGGACAATGACATCATAATGACCTCTGACAGACCTGTTCACACTCTCTCAACAACTGTAAAACGGAGTCTCTTTTCTCTGATCCTACCTTTGTACAGAGCCGTGTAGTCGTCGTCTATTTCATAGCTGCAAAAAGACAAGGGAAAAGCTTTACTGATGAGAACGCGAAGCAGTCGCTGTTGACTCATTTCTGTCAGTGCTCACAGCCCCGTGCCACAGAGGGGTCTGTGCACAGAGGAGCTGCACTGCTGGCATTTATGGATGGCAGTGTGGTGGCAGATGTTATTATGCATGGCAGCGGGATGGCAGGTGGCAGTGGGTGACAGGTGACATTACGGATAGTGGTGGTGTGGGACTATGGATGGCAGTGGGGTGGTATTATGGATGGCAGTGGGGTGGCATTATGGGGCAGTAGGGTGGCATTATGGATGGCAGTGGGGTGGCATTATGGGGCAGTAGGGTGGCATTATGGATGGCAGTGGGGTGGAAGATGTCAGTATGGTGGGCAGTAGGGTGGACGATGTCAGTATGGAGGGCAGTAGGGTGGTGGGTGGTATTACTCATGGCAGTAGGGTGGAAGATGTCAGTATGGAGGGCAGTAGGGTGGAAGATGTCAGTATGGTGGGCAGTAGGGTGGACGATGTCAGTATGGAGGGCAGTAGGGTGGTGGGTGGTATTACTCATGGCAGTAGGGTGGAAGATGTCAGTATGGAGGGCTGTAGGGTGGTATTATG is part of the Anguilla anguilla isolate fAngAng1 chromosome 7, fAngAng1.pri, whole genome shotgun sequence genome and encodes:
- the LOC118231133 gene encoding LOW QUALITY PROTEIN: cat eye syndrome critical region protein 2 (The sequence of the model RefSeq protein was modified relative to this genomic sequence to represent the inferred CDS: deleted 1 base in 1 codon), whose product is MSQGCTISVEEIQSWWEVPAIAHFCSLFRTAFSLPDFEIEELEEALLKRDQDFLSDLIASLLQGCYQRTDITPQAFSSYLDDIINYRWELEEGKPNPLREGPFEELALRTQVELLHRLCDYRLDAADVFDLLKGLDADSLRVEPLGQDGNGALYWYFYGTRMYKEEPVRPKPGELREPPEVKMPEKRKRGRPPKKKKLEEQQLSELNSVLKEENGTPDLHLGAERERGAWSLACATEDQWLSLADSIKDKASPQDRHLYRIISHNFLPEIRSMIEHKEKEHREKLLDAAPVRSSNRLTAKRITQEAEETLQALAEVEQQKQREEEMDRQKLLAEQRREEERLLQEEREQEELERVKAVEERARRRKQREEKAWLLSQGKELPPELLHLEPHSPVRRARRTKEFYEIDDDYTALYKVLEALKGHKDAWPFMEPVDESYAPNYHEIIQTPMDLSTIEKKLNEGEYIAKDEFVADVKLMFENCQEYNGEDSEYTMMAESLERCFSKALLKHFPSEEGDTDEEFHISGEDRERERERRDRKRSRGPRQAGPDSLIRATELAARRHGAPSGKGSAHAEEDGRKPPAPTPPAFLRANGPQPGPDARPGLYHPAQPQLQVAPGPGVFGQRLPGGPGLPFHGQRLPAPRPGEHSAQRMPLPFSMQPPAGEGHHLGLRFPGGPDARLQPQQQQPYMGPTHGPSLGPRPVALQSGGLCTPPPEGNMYPSRQHPEGPVPHPGRSRYPGPGVLPQHNSYARFRPPGVGMPGVWPGMGGPGQERAAGPPVQDQGMGTHLSQHPFNAGMGRGPPPPWAEEPAGYRAPGEQYRTAPAVCSPGPGPQRPPMALQDSRPRLSSMLDSPEMIALQQLSASSGPPSGPPRPPLPQHMGKFQQPPQVSPAPAHASQLPPPQIQLLRPARDNAADPRPPLQQDVLAKGLASSEPKVGVQPARVTPVPSEQERRSVPSPTEHPSRPSGGVQSPSAPDWGRLQEKQKEEQALGPGHPQGTETCSREGERPPQPPLQQFSQNAPHRVLAQPGMQPPPPPLSSQAPGYPAPLPPAHPGPRDRGDKRPSEPGHMMKPAATPTPANGHYKQQAFSSEPQGRQGPRGSTGPPHTQGQENGAMGHFGMGGPTHPHYGIPVGRPLPPPNHQPYPSQPPPQTVNPHPHQHPARYPPYHQQGAAYPYHMSSQNPQGHSNMFPQYQQPHYYPQPQGGGRGSFPPADEWPRPPYQPRLPSNAYMAAGGAGMNGRLKDSSMSPQGSEGSGGSLLSPSPLPPESREAGSPVKPAPVDPDGERPDSPKEILDLDSHNAAARRRVAPPPHAAGFPYDPRTAHPHMMPRPPYSAHPYPGGHYAPQRPHPHLMEALQRPPHLPFPPGQPRMALYGHPQASGHFQGMQVQQRGLAPEHYLHPGQQAMCTGSPRGSSSKQGV